The genomic interval CGCGTTTCTGGACCATCCCCAACGCGCTGTCGCTCTCGCGGATCGCGCTGTTGCCGGTGTGGTGGTGGGTGATGGCGTCGCCCGCCATCTCGGACATCTGGGGTGGTGTTTTAATCATCTACGCGATCATCTCCGACGTCGCCGATGGGTATCTCGCGCGACGCCTCGGCCAAATCACGCGCTGGGGACGAATTCTCGATCCGATCGGAGACAAGATCGCGGCCCTCGTGGTCGGCGTCTTTTGCGTCATGCACCGGGGGATGAGTCCGCTCGCATTCTTCTTAACGATCGTGCGTGATGTCGCGCTTATCATCGGCGGCTGGCTGATCTTCCGCAAGCGGTATGAAATCCCGACGTCAATCAACATTGGACGCTACGCCGCTCTGATCTGGGGACTGACACTTCTCTGTTTCGCGTTCGATTGGCAGCCGGTCGCCGGATGGCTGCTGTGGCCGGCAGTGGCGTTCTACCTGCTTGCGGGAATTGTCTATCTTGCGGGTCTGCGCAGATCTGCGCCGAACCCATCGGTCGCCGCAAACCGCACTAAAAGCGTCGGAATTTCGAGTTGACGATCCCTGCCGCCGTCGCGTAATACATTGGTGGTACTGTGCGTTACGCGTCGCCGGGAAGAGCCATGAGCCAGAACGTCATCGCCGCACCGCTTCTGATCGGGACACCCATCCGTCTGCGAATGACGGTCAACGGCCGCGCGGTCACCATCGACACGACGACCGACCGGACGCTGCTGGATGTCATCCGTGACGACCTCGGATTGACCGGCGCCAAACGCGGCTGCGATATCGGCACTTGCGGCTCCTGCGCGGTGATTCAGGATGGCAAGGCGGTGATGTCGTGTATCGTGCCGGTCGAGAAATCGCAGAACAGCGCCGTCGAGACGGTCGAAGGACTCACGCAGGACGGCCGGCTGCACCCCCTGCAGCAGGGGTTTATCGATGGGCATGGATTCCAATGTGGAATATGCACTTCCGGGTTCCTGATGTCGGCTAAGGCATTGCTCGATATGCACCCGAACCCGACTGAAAAACAAATCCATCAGGCGATCCACAAAAACATCTGCCGCTGCACCGGCTACAATCAACTCGTCGAATCGATCAAGCTCGCCTGCGGTCAAATCAAAGTCGATGAGCTCGACCGCGACACCTACCGCACCGCGCGCGTGGTCAAACCGGTGCCGGGCACACCGGAGCTGCCGCCGCGCAAACTCAACGTCGTCGGCAAAGCGCATGCACGCATCGAATCACGCAGCCGCATCGACGGCTCCGCGCTGTACACTGCCGACATCAAAGCGCCGCCGGGAACACTGCACGGCGTCACTGTCCGTGCCGACCGCGCCTCAGCCGACATCATCACGGTCGACACTTACGCCGCGCTGGAAGTCGACGGCGTCGTCAAGGTTCTCACCTGCGAAGATATCCCCGGTGAAAATGCCTACGGCAAGGTCATCCGCGATCAACTCGTCTTTGCCGAAAGTCAAGTGCGCTACTATGGCGAGCCGATCGCCCTTGTGCTGGCCGAGACTCCCAGGGCGGCGCGTCTGGGGGCCGAAGCAGTACACATCGAATACGGCGAGCGTCCCGGAGTCTACGATCCCGAAGCGGCGATGGCGCCCGATGCGCCGCTGGTCCACGCCAAGGGCAACATCCTTTCGCACTATCATCTCGAAAAGGGAAAGGTCGATGACGCCTGGGGGTCGTGCGCGCATGTCATCGAACGGCGCTACACGACTCATCCGCAGGATCACGCCCCCATCGAGCCGGAGGCGGCGCTGACATACTGGGACGACGACGACGGCAAGCTCGTGGTGATCTCGCCGGGGCAGTCGGTCTTTTTCGACCGTTTGAATGTCGCGCGCGCGCTGGGCGTTCCCAAAGATGACGTCCGCTGTATTCAACCCGCGATCGGTGCGGCCTACGGCAAACGCGAGGACATCTACGCGCAAATCCACGCGGCGCTCGGCACGCTGGTCACCGGCCGTCCGGTGCGCATCGAGTACACGCGCGAAGAGACGATGCATGTCACCACCAAACGCACGCAACTGCGCACCAACATCAAAGGCGGCTGCGATGCCGAGGGGCGGTTGATCGCTCTGGAAGCGCGCGTGGTGGGCGATGCGGGCGCGTATGCGTCGTGGTCGGTCAACATCATGCGCAAGGCGGGCGTGCTGGTATCGGGACCGTACAACATTCCCCATGTGCGCGTCGATTCGTACGCAGTCTACACGAACAACCCGTTCACCGGCGCGACGCGCGGTTTCGGCGCGGCCGAGACCGCCTTCTGTGCCGAGTCGTTCATGGATGAACTGGCGCGCGAGGCCGGAATCGATCCGTTGGAATTCCGTCGCCGCAATGCGTTGCAGCCGGGTATGCGATCGGCGACCGATTTTGCCCTGCCCGGACCGTTGCCGGTCGTCGAGACCATCGACGAGGCCGCGCGCGACTTTCCCTGGAATGAGCCATTGCCGCAACACCCCATCGACCCGGAGCGCTACAAGCGGGGACGCGGCATCGCCACGATCTGGTACGGCATCGGATTCGGTTCCGGCATTCCCGACATCACCTCGTGCATCGCCGAGTTGCACGACGACGGCGTCTGCTCGATCCGCGTGGGCACGGTCGATTACGGCAATGGCTCCAACACCACATTCGCGATCATGGCGGCCGAAGCATTGGGCTCGACTGTCGAAAAGATTCGCGTCATCAATGCCGACTCCGCCAACACCCCCAACTGCGGCTCGACGGTCGCCACCAAGCAGACATACACCACCGGCAACGCCGTGGTCATGGCGTGCGCGCGTTTGCGTGAGGATGCCGATGCGGTCGCCGCGCAATTGCTCGGTGTCGAGGCATCGCAGATCGAAGCGGCAGATGGATTCTATCAGGTGACCGGGAACGGTCACCATCCGCTCGCACTGTCGGAGATCGCCGTCAACTTCCGCAAGTACGGAAAACCGCGCCGCCGCGAGGGACGATTCAACGCGGGCGCATTGACCGCGCCGTTGGACAAACAGACCGGATTGGGGAAGGCGTGGTTTCCGATGGCCTACGGCACCCAGATCGCCGAGATCACCGTCGATACGAAGACGGGCAAAATCACGGTCGACCGCATCGTCGCCGCGCACTACCTCGGACGCGCCATCAACTCGCGCGCGGTGCGCGGGCAGGTGGTCGGCGGCGTGTCCTTCGGGATCGGATTTGCGCTCACGGAGGACTCGAAGTACGTCGATGGCATCTGTCAGAACGTGAACTTCGACAAGTATCGTCTGATGCGCGTGACCGAAGCGCCGCCGGTCAAAGTCATCGCGGTGGAGCAGGATGAGACCAGCGGCCCCTTCGGCGCGATCGGCATCGGCGAGCCGCCGACGCTCGGCCCCGCGCCCGCCATCGCCAACGCGCTCCATGACGCCTGCGGCATCCGTATCCGCGACCTGCCGCTGACCAAAGACAAGGTCAAAGCCGCGCTGGACGCGCTTCACACGTAGGCGCCGATCCTGCATGCGCAGGGTGTCGCCCTCTCCCTGTGGGAGAGGGTTGGGGTGAGGGGTTCGTCATGCCCCGAGTCGACTGAACTCCGCCGCCGCCGACTCTCACCCCGACTTCTCCGCCTCAAATTCCAGCTTGCCCGATAGCCCGATCAGTTCGATCCGCACCAGCCAGTTGCCCGCTGATCCCGACAACGTCGAGATCGTCCCATCGTCATCGAGGTCGCGCGAGTAGACCTGTGTGCTGTCGGCGTCGAGGATGATCAGCATCGCGCTCCCGTCGGTGATGTCGCAGGACTGCGTAACACTGGCGGTGGTGCCGTTGAAGTCCCACTCGTAGTCAATCGTGTCGGTGACATTGATCATCTCATCGGCGGTGTACCGGAACCGATCCACCGAGATGCGCACGTCGGGACCGGGCGGCCCGGTCGGGCCATCACCGCAGCCGGTGCTCAGCAACAGACCGGCGAATACGGCAAACACCGATTTGTGAGTCATGGGGCGCCTCCTTCTGTCAAAGAGATTATACCAGCTTCGCAACGGCTGATGACACGAATACCCGCTCTGTTTCTCCACGCCGGCCGCCCCCGTCATTCTGAGTCCTTCAGCCCGCCTGCGGCGGGCTGAAGGGCGAAGAATCTGCTTTTACCCCCGTGGCGGGCGAAGAAGCAGATTCTTCGTTGCACCGTTCCGCCTCCGGCGAAACGGCGCTCCTCAGAACGACTGTGACCGGGATGGCGACAGGCGGCGGGTAACGGAGCTCTGACAATTTGACTGTTGCTCCCGGCCCGCGCGTGTAACTTTGGCGCATGCCGACCGGCCCCTTGAATCTCGACTACGGCGTGATCGACATTCACATCCATGTCGCCCCGTGGGGGATGCTGCATGAACCGATCCTCGAACAACTCAAGCAGGGCCGCGACCGATTCGAGTTTCTGCTCTCGGTTTCGCGCGATCCCCAAAAGTTGATCGCGCTGATGGACGAGGCCGGCATCGAACGCGTCGGCGTCATGAACTATGTCGCGCCCGACATCATGGGGTTCACGTTCGCAGTCAACCGTTTCTCCGCCGACTACGCGCGCGACCATCGGGACCGCATCTTCGCGCATGGGTCGGTCGATCCGGTCGGCTCGACCGACCCGAACGGTGAACTGTCGCTGCTGCTGGATGAATGGGGGATCAGCGCGATCAAGATTCACCCGCCGCACCAGGGCGTTGCCCCGAATGCGTATCTCAGCGGCAACACGATCCTGCCGGTCATATACGAAGGGTGTCAGCGTCGCGGTGTGCCGGTCGTATTTCATACCGGCACGACGACATTCAAAGGCGCGCGGATCAAGTACGGCGATCCGATCCATATCGACGATGTCGCCTGCGACTTTCCCGATCTGACGATCATCATGGCGCATGCGGGACGGCCGTTGTGGTATCAGACCGCGCGGTTTCTGGTGCGCCGCCATCCCAATGTATACATGGACCTCTCGAGCATTCCGCCGCAGAGCATCCCGCGCGCCTTTCCCGACCTCGCCAAATACGCCGACAAAGTTCTGTGGGGGACCGACTGGCCCGGCCCCGGCGTGCCGGACATGAAGACCAATCTCCACGCATTTCTTCAACTCGGCTACGATCCGGCCATGACGCGACAGATTCTGCGCGATAATGCAATGCGACTGTTCGGGTGGAAATGAGCGAGATGCCGGTCAGCGTCTTGACCGTCTTCGCGGTGGCGATGCTCACGGCGCTGGCCACCGGTTTGGGAGCAATGCCGTTTCTATTTTTCCCGACTGTCAGCCGTCGCTGGCTGTCGATCTCCAATGCCGTTGCCGCCGGGCTCATGCTCGCCGCCAGCCACAGCCTGATCGTCGAAGGGAATCATTACAGTCTCTACAAGACGCTGATCGGGATTTTAATCGGCATGGCGGTCATCGCCGTCAGCGACCGCATTCTCGAAAAACGCAAAGACCTTCACATCGGCCGGCTCAGCGGCGCCGATGGACGCAAAGCGATCCTCATTCTCGGCGTGATGACCATGCACTCATTTGCCGAGGGAGTGGGAGTCGGCGTTTCGTTCGGCGGAACCGAGGCGCTCGGCATCATGATCAGTCTTGTCATCGCCATTCACAATATCCCCGAAGGACTGGCAATCAGTCTGGTAATGGTGCCGCGCGGCACAACGATCTGGAAAGCGGCGTGGTGGAGCGTCTTCTCGTCGCTGCCGCAGCCGCTGATGGCGGTGCCCGCGTATCTCTTCGTCAGCATCTTCGAGCCGTTTCTGCCGATCGGTTTGGGCATC from Candidatus Zixiibacteriota bacterium carries:
- a CDS encoding ZIP family metal transporter, translating into MSEMPVSVLTVFAVAMLTALATGLGAMPFLFFPTVSRRWLSISNAVAAGLMLAASHSLIVEGNHYSLYKTLIGILIGMAVIAVSDRILEKRKDLHIGRLSGADGRKAILILGVMTMHSFAEGVGVGVSFGGTEALGIMISLVIAIHNIPEGLAISLVMVPRGTTIWKAAWWSVFSSLPQPLMAVPAYLFVSIFEPFLPIGLGIAGGAMIWMVFAELIPDALRDASGHLVATTVTISVVVMLAAQAMFFNL
- a CDS encoding molybdopterin cofactor-binding domain-containing protein, coding for MSQNVIAAPLLIGTPIRLRMTVNGRAVTIDTTTDRTLLDVIRDDLGLTGAKRGCDIGTCGSCAVIQDGKAVMSCIVPVEKSQNSAVETVEGLTQDGRLHPLQQGFIDGHGFQCGICTSGFLMSAKALLDMHPNPTEKQIHQAIHKNICRCTGYNQLVESIKLACGQIKVDELDRDTYRTARVVKPVPGTPELPPRKLNVVGKAHARIESRSRIDGSALYTADIKAPPGTLHGVTVRADRASADIITVDTYAALEVDGVVKVLTCEDIPGENAYGKVIRDQLVFAESQVRYYGEPIALVLAETPRAARLGAEAVHIEYGERPGVYDPEAAMAPDAPLVHAKGNILSHYHLEKGKVDDAWGSCAHVIERRYTTHPQDHAPIEPEAALTYWDDDDGKLVVISPGQSVFFDRLNVARALGVPKDDVRCIQPAIGAAYGKREDIYAQIHAALGTLVTGRPVRIEYTREETMHVTTKRTQLRTNIKGGCDAEGRLIALEARVVGDAGAYASWSVNIMRKAGVLVSGPYNIPHVRVDSYAVYTNNPFTGATRGFGAAETAFCAESFMDELAREAGIDPLEFRRRNALQPGMRSATDFALPGPLPVVETIDEAARDFPWNEPLPQHPIDPERYKRGRGIATIWYGIGFGSGIPDITSCIAELHDDGVCSIRVGTVDYGNGSNTTFAIMAAEALGSTVEKIRVINADSANTPNCGSTVATKQTYTTGNAVVMACARLREDADAVAAQLLGVEASQIEAADGFYQVTGNGHHPLALSEIAVNFRKYGKPRRREGRFNAGALTAPLDKQTGLGKAWFPMAYGTQIAEITVDTKTGKITVDRIVAAHYLGRAINSRAVRGQVVGGVSFGIGFALTEDSKYVDGICQNVNFDKYRLMRVTEAPPVKVIAVEQDETSGPFGAIGIGEPPTLGPAPAIANALHDACGIRIRDLPLTKDKVKAALDALHT
- a CDS encoding amidohydrolase family protein → MPTGPLNLDYGVIDIHIHVAPWGMLHEPILEQLKQGRDRFEFLLSVSRDPQKLIALMDEAGIERVGVMNYVAPDIMGFTFAVNRFSADYARDHRDRIFAHGSVDPVGSTDPNGELSLLLDEWGISAIKIHPPHQGVAPNAYLSGNTILPVIYEGCQRRGVPVVFHTGTTTFKGARIKYGDPIHIDDVACDFPDLTIIMAHAGRPLWYQTARFLVRRHPNVYMDLSSIPPQSIPRAFPDLAKYADKVLWGTDWPGPGVPDMKTNLHAFLQLGYDPAMTRQILRDNAMRLFGWK
- a CDS encoding CDP-alcohol phosphatidyltransferase family protein, whose translation is MTLGGSESRFWTIPNALSLSRIALLPVWWWVMASPAISDIWGGVLIIYAIISDVADGYLARRLGQITRWGRILDPIGDKIAALVVGVFCVMHRGMSPLAFFLTIVRDVALIIGGWLIFRKRYEIPTSINIGRYAALIWGLTLLCFAFDWQPVAGWLLWPAVAFYLLAGIVYLAGLRRSAPNPSVAANRTKSVGISS